A region of Streptomyces cinnamoneus DNA encodes the following proteins:
- a CDS encoding DNA translocase FtsK: MASRTSGKGSQSTAGNSKQRAGQSGAAARKAPARKPAAKPAGRPPARKAPVKKAAAKRPAGGARKAGRGLAHGAGALFRGVGRGAKGLDPAHRKDGLALLLLALALVVAAGTWSHLEGPVGDLIKMLVTGAFGRLDLVVPILLGIMAVRLLRHPERPEANGRIVIGLSALVLGVLGQVHVACGSPGRGDGSQALQDAGGMIGWAASKPLLFTVGEVLAVPLLALLTVFGLLVVTATPVNAIPRRLRQLGIRLGVIEPHPDEYGPQDAAGYAEYADEWREPPARRPRRAAAPDPDRVEEEALGRRRKPRSTPVEPPAGREPDAVDLAAAAAASLDGAVLHGVQPSPLVADLSSGIAPDGERTGALPTARGARKAPPSPEPGRTTGSVPDLTKPAPEPTSGLPARAEQLQLAGDITYALPSLDLLERGGPGKTRSAANDAIVASLTNVFAEFKVDAAVTGFTRGPTVTRYEVELGPAVKVERITALTKNIAYAVASPDVRIISPIPGKSAVGIEIPNTDREMVNLGDVLRLAAAAEDDHPMLVALGKNVEGGYEMANLAKMPHILVAGATGSGKSSCINCLITSLLVRATPEDVRLVLVDPKRVELTAYEGIPHLITPIITNPKRAAEALQWVVREMDLRYDDLAAYGFRHIDDFNAAVRAGKVKPPEGSERELSPYPYLLVIVDELADLMMVAPRDVEDSIVRITQLARAAGIHLVLATQRPSVDVVTGLIKANVPSRLAFATSSLADSRVILDQPGAEKLIGKGDGLFLPMGANKPIRMQGAFVTESEVAAVVRHCKEQMAPVFREDVVVGSAKKKEIDEDIGDDLDLLCQAAELVVSTQFGSTSMLQRKLRVGFAKAGRLMDLMESRNIVGPSEGSKARDVLVKPDELDGVLAVLRGDGGA; the protein is encoded by the coding sequence ATGGCCTCACGTACGTCCGGCAAGGGTTCCCAGAGCACGGCGGGCAACTCCAAGCAGCGCGCCGGACAGTCCGGGGCTGCCGCCCGCAAGGCACCGGCGAGGAAGCCCGCGGCCAAGCCGGCGGGCCGCCCGCCCGCCCGCAAGGCACCCGTCAAGAAGGCCGCCGCCAAGCGGCCGGCCGGCGGCGCCCGCAAGGCCGGGCGCGGGCTCGCGCACGGCGCCGGCGCGCTCTTCCGCGGCGTCGGGCGGGGCGCGAAGGGCCTCGACCCCGCCCACCGCAAGGACGGGCTCGCCCTCCTGCTCCTGGCCCTGGCGCTCGTCGTCGCCGCCGGCACGTGGTCGCACCTCGAAGGCCCCGTGGGCGACCTCATCAAGATGCTGGTCACCGGCGCCTTCGGCCGCCTCGACCTCGTGGTGCCGATACTGCTCGGCATCATGGCCGTGCGCCTCCTCCGCCACCCCGAGCGGCCCGAGGCCAACGGACGGATCGTCATCGGCCTGTCCGCGCTGGTCCTCGGCGTCCTCGGACAGGTCCACGTGGCCTGCGGCTCGCCCGGCCGCGGCGACGGCTCGCAGGCCCTCCAGGACGCGGGCGGGATGATCGGCTGGGCCGCCTCCAAGCCCCTGCTCTTCACGGTCGGCGAGGTGCTCGCCGTGCCGCTGCTGGCGCTGCTCACCGTCTTCGGCCTGCTGGTCGTCACGGCGACACCGGTCAACGCCATTCCCCGGCGGCTGCGACAGCTCGGGATACGGCTGGGCGTCATCGAGCCGCACCCGGACGAGTACGGGCCGCAGGACGCCGCCGGCTACGCCGAGTACGCCGACGAGTGGCGCGAGCCCCCCGCCCGGCGGCCCCGCCGCGCCGCCGCGCCGGACCCCGACCGCGTCGAGGAGGAGGCGCTGGGCAGGCGCCGCAAGCCGCGGTCCACGCCGGTGGAGCCCCCCGCCGGGCGGGAGCCGGACGCGGTGGACCTGGCGGCCGCCGCCGCGGCCTCCCTCGACGGCGCGGTGCTGCACGGCGTCCAGCCCTCCCCGCTCGTCGCCGACCTCAGCAGCGGCATCGCCCCGGACGGCGAGCGGACCGGCGCCCTGCCGACCGCCCGCGGCGCCCGCAAGGCACCGCCCTCCCCGGAGCCCGGCCGCACCACGGGGTCCGTGCCCGACCTCACCAAGCCGGCCCCCGAGCCCACCTCCGGGCTCCCCGCGCGGGCCGAGCAGCTCCAGCTCGCCGGCGACATCACCTACGCGCTGCCCTCGCTCGACCTGCTCGAGCGCGGCGGACCGGGCAAGACCCGCAGCGCCGCGAACGACGCCATAGTGGCCTCGCTGACCAACGTCTTCGCCGAGTTCAAGGTCGACGCCGCCGTCACCGGTTTCACCCGCGGCCCGACGGTCACGCGCTACGAGGTCGAGCTGGGCCCGGCCGTCAAGGTCGAGCGCATCACCGCGCTCACCAAGAACATCGCCTACGCGGTCGCCAGCCCGGACGTCCGCATCATCAGCCCCATCCCCGGCAAGTCCGCCGTCGGCATCGAGATCCCGAACACCGACCGCGAGATGGTCAACCTCGGTGACGTGCTGCGCCTGGCGGCCGCCGCCGAGGACGACCACCCCATGCTCGTCGCGCTCGGCAAGAACGTCGAGGGCGGCTACGAGATGGCCAACCTCGCGAAGATGCCGCACATCCTGGTGGCCGGCGCCACCGGCTCCGGCAAGTCCTCCTGCATCAACTGCCTGATCACCTCCCTGCTGGTGCGGGCCACCCCGGAGGACGTACGGCTGGTGCTCGTCGACCCCAAGCGGGTCGAGCTGACGGCCTACGAGGGCATCCCGCACCTGATCACGCCGATCATCACCAACCCCAAGCGGGCCGCCGAGGCCCTCCAGTGGGTCGTGCGCGAGATGGACCTGCGCTACGACGACCTGGCCGCCTACGGCTTCCGGCACATCGACGACTTCAACGCCGCCGTGCGCGCCGGCAAGGTCAAGCCGCCGGAGGGCAGTGAGCGGGAGCTGTCGCCGTACCCCTACCTGCTGGTCATCGTGGACGAGCTGGCGGACCTGATGATGGTCGCCCCGCGCGACGTCGAGGACTCGATCGTCCGCATCACCCAGCTGGCGCGCGCCGCCGGCATCCACCTGGTGCTCGCCACCCAGCGGCCGTCCGTGGACGTCGTCACCGGTCTGATCAAGGCGAACGTGCCCTCGCGGCTCGCCTTCGCCACCTCCTCGCTCGCCGACAGCCGGGTCATCCTCGACCAGCCGGGAGCCGAGAAGCTCATCGGCAAGGGCGACGGCCTGTTCCTCCCGATGGGCGCCAACAAGCCCATCCGCATGCAGGGCGCCTTCGTGACCGAGAGCGAGGTCGCGGCCGTCGTCCGGCACTGCAAGGAGCAGATGGCGCCCGTCTTCCGCGAGGACGTCGTGGTCGGCTCGGCGAAGAAGAAGGAGATCGACGAGGACATCGGGGACGACCTCGATCTGTTGTGCCAGGCCGCCGAGCTGGTGGTCTCCACGCAATTCGGCTCGACCTCGATGCTCCAGCGGAAACTGCGTGTGGGATTCGCCAAGGCGGGCAGACTCATGGATCTGATGGAGTCGCGCAACATCGTGGGCCCCAGCGAGGGCTCCAAGGCGCGCGACGTGCTGGTCAAGCCCGATGAGCTGGACGGGGTCCTCGCTGTGCTCCGCGGGGACGGCGGAGCGTAA
- a CDS encoding helix-turn-helix domain-containing protein, with protein MSIGNSPESPEDDRPSVGRILHQARISAGLTVDDVSSTTRVRIPIVHAIEQDDFTRCGGRVYARGHIRTLAHAVGLDPGPLVAQYDAEHGGRPVPTPAAPLFDAERIRPEPRRPNWTAAMVAAIVAVVGFVGFTLFNGGGKSGPVTADPASAKPSAAPSRKAGSTKASSDPKAEASASAIAGVPANKVTVKLTAENGQTWMSAKDHNGKLLEEGVLKQGDSKTFTDSKRIDLVLGNAGAVQLFVNGKEVKNVGEEGQVQRLSYTRGDPAAG; from the coding sequence GTGTCCATCGGCAACTCTCCAGAGTCTCCAGAGGACGACCGGCCCTCAGTCGGACGGATCCTCCATCAGGCCCGCATCAGCGCCGGACTGACGGTCGACGACGTCAGTTCGACCACCCGCGTCCGCATTCCGATCGTGCACGCGATCGAACAGGACGACTTCACCCGCTGCGGCGGTCGCGTGTACGCCAGAGGACACATCCGCACGCTGGCGCATGCCGTCGGACTCGATCCGGGCCCGCTCGTCGCCCAGTACGACGCGGAGCACGGCGGCCGCCCCGTGCCGACCCCCGCGGCCCCGCTCTTCGACGCCGAACGCATCCGGCCCGAGCCCCGCCGGCCCAACTGGACCGCGGCCATGGTCGCCGCGATCGTGGCGGTCGTCGGCTTCGTCGGGTTCACCCTCTTCAACGGCGGCGGCAAGAGCGGTCCCGTCACCGCCGACCCCGCCTCCGCCAAGCCCTCCGCGGCGCCCAGCCGCAAGGCCGGCTCCACCAAGGCGTCCTCCGATCCCAAGGCGGAGGCTTCGGCCAGCGCCATCGCCGGCGTCCCCGCGAACAAGGTCACCGTCAAGCTCACCGCCGAGAACGGCCAGACCTGGATGTCGGCCAAGGACCACAACGGCAAGCTGCTGGAGGAGGGCGTGCTCAAGCAGGGCGACTCCAAGACCTTCACGGACAGCAAGCGCATCGACCTGGTGCTGGGCAACGCCGGAGCCGTGCAACTGTTCGTGAACGGCAAGGAGGTCAAGAACGTGGGCGAGGAAGGACAGGTCCAGCGCCTGAGCTACACCA
- a CDS encoding response regulator — MVQKAKILLVDDRPENLLALEAILSALDQTLVRASSGEEALKALLTDDFAVILLDVQMPGMDGFETAAHIKRRERTRDIPIIFLTAINHGPHHTFRGYAAGAVDYISKPFDPWVLRAKVSVFVDLYMKNCQLREQASLLRLQLESGQSGRGGAIEAQEPAGILAELSARLAAVEEQAEALSKQLDESADAAAVATAAHLERKLTGLRRALDALEPGTGGAGALPAQG, encoded by the coding sequence ATGGTGCAGAAGGCCAAGATCCTCCTGGTCGATGACCGGCCGGAAAATCTGCTGGCGCTGGAGGCGATCCTCTCGGCGCTCGATCAGACGCTGGTACGGGCATCGTCAGGGGAGGAAGCGCTCAAGGCGCTGCTGACGGACGACTTCGCGGTGATCCTGCTGGACGTTCAGATGCCCGGCATGGACGGTTTCGAGACCGCCGCGCACATCAAGCGGCGGGAACGGACCCGGGACATCCCGATCATCTTCCTCACCGCCATCAACCACGGCCCCCACCACACCTTCCGGGGCTACGCCGCCGGCGCGGTGGACTACATCTCCAAGCCCTTCGACCCGTGGGTGCTGCGCGCCAAGGTCTCGGTCTTCGTCGACCTGTACATGAAGAACTGCCAGCTCCGTGAGCAGGCCTCCCTGTTGCGGCTCCAGCTGGAGAGCGGCCAGAGCGGCCGCGGTGGCGCGATCGAGGCCCAGGAGCCCGCGGGCATCCTCGCGGAGCTGTCCGCGCGCCTGGCCGCCGTCGAGGAGCAGGCCGAGGCGCTCTCCAAACAGCTGGACGAGTCGGCCGACGCCGCCGCGGTGGCGACCGCCGCGCACCTGGAGCGGAAGCTGACCGGGCTGCGACGGGCGCTCGACGCGCTCGAGCCCGGGACGGGCGGGGCCGGAGCGCTGCCGGCCCAGGGCTGA
- a CDS encoding HAMP domain-containing protein, which translates to MESGAAARGVSTRAKGGRSRPNGTTEVDAAALNRLRSALEAMRDGNFRKRLTVSGDGVMAEIAAVFNEVADRNLQLTGELARVRRVVGREGKLTERLEVGACEGAWASAIDASNALVDDLVRPVSEVGRVLSAVAEGDLEQRMDLRSQGADGSAHPLRGEFLKVGRTVNGLVDQLSAFTDEVTRVASEVGTEGKLGGQARVRGMSGSWKDLTDSVNTMASRLTAQVRDIALVTTAVAKGDLSRKVTVHVAGEMLELKNTVNTMVDQLSSFASEVTRVAREVGTEGELGGQAQVPGVAGVWKDLTDSVNLMAGNLTAQVRGIAQVTTAVANGDLSQKVTVSARGEVAQLAETINQMTETLRTFADEVTRVASEVGAEGRLGGQAQVPGAAGTWKDLTDSVNTAFRNLTGQVRDIAQVTTAVANGDLGQKVTVDVSGEMLELKNTVNGMVDQLQSFGAEVTRVAREIGVEGELGGQAQVPGAAGTWKDLTDSVNTAFRNLTGQVRNIAQVTTAVANGDLSQKVTVDVSGEMLQLKNTVNTMVDQLSSFADQVTRMARDVGTEGRLGGQARVDGVSGTWKELTDSVNFMAGNLTSQVRQIAQVTTAVARGDLSQKIDVDARGEILELKNTINTMVDQLSAFAEQVTRVAREVGTDGRLGGQAQVPGVAGVWRDLTDSVNGMAGNLTAQVRNIAQVATAVARGDLSQKIDVDARGEILELKNTLNTMVDQLSSFADQVTRVAREVGTEGILGGQAEVQGVSGTWKDLTQSVNFMANNLTSQVRNIAEVTTAVAKGDLSKKITVDAKGEILALVTTVNTMVDQLSDFAEQVTRVAREVGTEGQLGGQARVRDVTGIWKDLTDNVNLMANNLTSQVRNISQVAGAVANGDLTKKITVEARGEVAQLADTVNTMVTTLSSFADEVTRVAREVGTDGILGGQARVPGVSGTWKDLTESVNSMASNLTGQVRNIAMVTTAIAQGDLTKKIDIDARGEILQLKTTINTMVDQLSSFADQVTRVAREVGTEGQLGGQARVRDVDGTWRDLTESVNEMAGNLTRQVRAIAEVATAVTRGDLNLKIDVDAAGEILELQDNINTMIANLRETTLANKEQDWLKGNLARISGLMQGRRDLEDVAGLIMSELTPVVSAQHGAFFLAMPTEPQDGESGEDAYELRMLGSYGYSMGSMPTSFRPGESLIGTAAKEKRTILVENVPPGYLKIASGLGEAPPAHVIVLPVLFEGQVLGVIELASFQPFAQIQKDFLNQIAEMIGTSVNTISVNTKTEVLLKQSQELTEQLRERSAELENRQKALEISNAELEEKSERLARQNRDIEVKNTEIEEARQVLEERAEQLAVSMRYKSEFLANMSHELRTPLNSLLILAKLLADNADGNLSPKQVEFADTIHGAGSDLLQLINDILDLSKVEAGKMDVSPTRIALVQLVDYVEATFRPLTAEKGLDFSVRVSPELPATLHTDEQRLLQVLRNLLSNAVKFTDTGAVELVIRPAGADVPDSIREQLLEAGSLRDADADLIAFSVTDTGIGIAQSKMRVIFEAFKQADGTTSRKYGGTGLGLSISREIARLLGGEIDAASEPGRGSTFTLYLPLNPGELPPQGYPQAGDGSAAHPQESSPEAGGATEGDVSSARQAAGMFLRRRRAAQAASRMPALPGPGQGGEIVPGARAALAASGQHEPGTAEPYAEAGDHVHAGFSGSFQGEKVLIVDDDIRNVFALTSVLEQHGLSVLYAENGREGIEVLEQHDDVVVVLMDIMMPEMDGYATTAAIRRMPQFAGLPIIALTAKAMKGDREKSIDAGASDYVTKPVDTDHLLTVMEQWMRAE; encoded by the coding sequence GTGGAGTCTGGCGCGGCGGCGCGGGGCGTGAGCACGCGCGCGAAGGGCGGACGGTCCCGGCCCAATGGGACGACGGAGGTGGACGCCGCGGCCCTCAACCGGCTGCGGTCCGCCCTGGAGGCGATGCGGGACGGGAACTTCCGCAAGCGGCTGACGGTCTCCGGCGACGGGGTCATGGCCGAGATCGCGGCCGTCTTCAACGAGGTGGCGGACCGCAACCTCCAGCTCACCGGCGAGCTGGCGCGGGTGCGCCGGGTGGTCGGACGTGAGGGAAAACTCACGGAGCGGCTGGAGGTGGGCGCCTGCGAGGGGGCCTGGGCCTCGGCGATCGACGCCTCGAACGCCCTGGTCGACGATCTGGTGCGGCCGGTCTCCGAGGTGGGCCGGGTGCTGTCCGCGGTCGCCGAGGGCGACCTGGAGCAGCGGATGGACCTGCGCTCCCAGGGGGCGGACGGCTCGGCGCATCCGCTGCGCGGGGAGTTCCTCAAGGTGGGGCGCACGGTCAACGGGCTGGTGGACCAGCTGTCGGCGTTCACCGACGAGGTGACGCGGGTGGCCAGCGAGGTCGGTACCGAGGGCAAGCTGGGCGGCCAGGCCCGGGTGCGCGGGATGTCGGGCTCCTGGAAGGACCTCACGGACTCGGTCAACACCATGGCGTCCCGGCTCACCGCCCAGGTGCGGGACATCGCTCTGGTGACCACGGCGGTGGCCAAGGGCGACCTCTCCCGGAAGGTCACCGTCCATGTGGCCGGGGAGATGCTGGAGCTGAAGAACACCGTCAACACGATGGTGGACCAGCTCTCCTCCTTCGCCTCCGAGGTCACGAGGGTGGCGCGGGAGGTCGGTACCGAGGGCGAGCTCGGCGGTCAGGCGCAGGTGCCGGGAGTGGCGGGCGTCTGGAAGGACCTCACCGACTCGGTCAACCTCATGGCCGGCAATCTGACGGCCCAGGTGCGCGGCATCGCGCAGGTCACGACGGCGGTCGCCAACGGCGACCTGTCGCAGAAGGTCACCGTGAGCGCGCGCGGCGAGGTCGCGCAGTTGGCGGAGACGATCAACCAGATGACCGAGACGCTGCGCACCTTCGCCGACGAGGTGACGCGCGTGGCCAGTGAGGTCGGTGCCGAGGGCCGGCTGGGTGGTCAGGCGCAGGTGCCGGGTGCGGCGGGTACGTGGAAGGACCTCACCGATTCGGTGAACACCGCCTTCCGGAACCTCACCGGCCAGGTCCGGGACATCGCCCAGGTGACGACCGCGGTCGCCAACGGCGATCTGGGGCAGAAGGTCACGGTCGACGTCTCCGGCGAGATGCTGGAGCTGAAGAACACCGTCAACGGCATGGTGGACCAGCTCCAGTCGTTCGGCGCCGAGGTGACGCGGGTCGCGCGTGAGATCGGTGTCGAGGGCGAGCTGGGCGGTCAGGCGCAGGTGCCGGGTGCGGCGGGTACGTGGAAGGACCTCACCGATTCGGTGAACACCGCCTTCCGGAACCTCACCGGCCAGGTGCGCAACATCGCCCAGGTGACGACCGCGGTCGCCAACGGCGACCTCTCGCAGAAGGTCACGGTCGACGTCTCCGGCGAGATGCTCCAGCTGAAGAACACCGTGAACACCATGGTGGACCAGCTGTCCTCCTTCGCCGACCAGGTCACGCGGATGGCGCGGGACGTGGGCACGGAGGGCCGGCTCGGCGGTCAGGCCAGGGTGGACGGCGTCAGCGGCACCTGGAAGGAGCTGACCGACTCGGTCAACTTCATGGCCGGGAACCTCACTTCCCAGGTGCGGCAGATCGCCCAGGTGACCACGGCGGTGGCGCGCGGTGACCTGTCGCAGAAGATCGACGTGGACGCGCGCGGCGAGATCCTGGAGCTGAAGAACACCATCAACACGATGGTCGACCAGCTCTCGGCCTTCGCCGAGCAGGTGACGCGCGTCGCCCGCGAGGTCGGTACCGACGGCCGGCTCGGCGGTCAGGCGCAGGTGCCCGGAGTGGCGGGCGTCTGGCGCGACCTCACCGACTCGGTGAACGGCATGGCCGGCAACCTGACGGCCCAGGTCCGCAACATCGCGCAGGTCGCCACGGCGGTGGCGCGCGGTGACCTGTCGCAGAAGATCGACGTGGACGCGCGCGGCGAGATCCTGGAGCTCAAGAACACCCTCAACACGATGGTGGACCAGCTGTCCTCCTTCGCCGACCAGGTCACGCGCGTGGCCCGCGAGGTGGGCACCGAGGGCATCCTGGGCGGTCAGGCGGAGGTGCAGGGCGTCTCGGGCACCTGGAAGGACCTCACGCAGTCCGTCAACTTCATGGCCAACAACCTGACGTCGCAGGTGCGCAACATCGCCGAGGTGACCACGGCGGTGGCCAAGGGCGACCTCTCGAAGAAGATCACCGTCGACGCCAAGGGCGAGATCCTCGCCCTGGTCACCACCGTGAACACGATGGTCGACCAGCTGTCGGACTTCGCCGAGCAGGTGACGAGGGTGGCCCGTGAGGTGGGTACCGAGGGCCAGCTGGGTGGCCAGGCGCGGGTGCGGGACGTCACCGGCATCTGGAAGGACCTCACCGACAACGTCAACCTGATGGCCAACAACCTCACCAGCCAGGTGCGCAACATCTCGCAGGTGGCGGGTGCGGTCGCCAACGGCGACCTGACCAAGAAGATCACGGTGGAGGCCCGGGGCGAGGTCGCGCAGCTGGCCGACACGGTCAACACCATGGTGACCACGCTGTCGTCCTTCGCGGACGAGGTCACGCGCGTGGCCCGCGAGGTGGGCACCGACGGCATCCTGGGCGGCCAGGCGCGCGTACCGGGCGTCAGCGGCACCTGGAAGGACCTCACCGAGTCCGTGAACTCGATGGCGTCCAACCTCACCGGCCAGGTGCGCAACATCGCGATGGTGACCACCGCCATCGCCCAGGGCGACCTCACCAAGAAGATCGACATCGACGCGCGCGGTGAGATCCTCCAGCTGAAGACCACGATCAACACGATGGTCGACCAGCTCTCCTCCTTCGCCGACCAGGTGACCCGGGTCGCCCGCGAGGTGGGCACCGAGGGCCAGCTGGGCGGCCAGGCACGGGTGCGGGACGTGGACGGCACCTGGCGCGACCTGACGGAGTCGGTCAACGAGATGGCCGGCAACCTGACCCGTCAGGTGCGGGCCATCGCCGAGGTCGCCACGGCGGTGACCCGGGGCGACCTCAACCTCAAGATCGACGTGGACGCGGCCGGCGAGATCCTGGAGCTCCAGGACAACATCAACACGATGATCGCCAACCTCCGCGAGACCACGCTCGCCAACAAGGAACAGGACTGGCTCAAGGGCAACCTCGCCCGCATCTCCGGCCTGATGCAGGGCCGCAGGGACCTGGAGGACGTCGCTGGCCTGATCATGAGCGAGCTGACCCCGGTCGTCTCCGCCCAGCACGGCGCGTTCTTCCTGGCGATGCCGACGGAACCGCAGGACGGGGAGAGCGGCGAGGACGCGTACGAGCTGCGGATGCTCGGCTCGTACGGCTACTCGATGGGCTCGATGCCCACCTCCTTCCGGCCCGGCGAGTCGCTCATCGGCACGGCCGCCAAGGAGAAGCGCACGATCCTCGTGGAGAACGTGCCGCCGGGCTACCTGAAGATCGCCTCAGGGCTGGGCGAGGCGCCGCCGGCGCACGTCATCGTCCTGCCCGTGCTCTTCGAGGGACAGGTCCTCGGCGTCATCGAGCTGGCGTCCTTCCAGCCCTTCGCGCAGATCCAGAAGGATTTCCTCAACCAGATCGCCGAGATGATCGGCACGAGCGTCAACACCATCAGCGTCAACACCAAGACCGAGGTGCTGCTCAAGCAGTCCCAGGAGCTCACCGAGCAGCTGCGCGAGCGTTCGGCGGAGCTGGAGAACCGGCAGAAGGCGCTGGAGATCTCCAACGCCGAGCTGGAGGAGAAGTCCGAGCGCCTGGCGCGGCAGAACCGCGACATCGAGGTGAAGAACACCGAGATCGAAGAGGCCCGGCAGGTGCTCGAGGAGCGCGCCGAGCAGCTCGCGGTCTCGATGCGCTACAAGTCCGAGTTCCTGGCCAACATGTCGCACGAGCTGCGCACGCCGCTCAACTCGCTGCTCATCCTGGCCAAGCTGCTCGCCGACAACGCGGACGGCAACCTCTCCCCGAAGCAGGTCGAGTTCGCGGACACGATCCACGGCGCCGGCTCGGACCTGCTCCAGCTCATCAACGACATCCTCGACCTGTCGAAGGTCGAGGCGGGCAAGATGGACGTCAGCCCGACGCGGATCGCGCTGGTCCAGCTCGTCGACTACGTGGAGGCCACCTTCCGGCCGCTGACGGCGGAGAAGGGCCTGGACTTCTCGGTGCGGGTGTCGCCGGAGCTGCCGGCCACGCTGCACACCGACGAGCAGCGGCTGTTGCAGGTGCTGCGCAACCTGCTGTCCAACGCGGTCAAGTTCACGGACACCGGCGCCGTCGAGCTGGTCATCCGGCCGGCCGGCGCGGACGTGCCGGACAGCATCAGGGAGCAGCTGCTGGAGGCCGGTTCGCTGCGCGACGCGGATGCCGACCTGATCGCGTTCTCGGTCACCGACACCGGCATCGGCATCGCCCAGAGCAAGATGCGGGTCATCTTCGAGGCGTTCAAGCAGGCGGACGGCACGACCAGCCGCAAGTACGGCGGCACCGGCCTGGGACTGTCCATCAGCCGGGAGATCGCCCGGCTGCTCGGCGGCGAGATCGACGCGGCGAGCGAGCCCGGCCGCGGCTCGACCTTCACCCTCTACCTGCCGCTCAACCCCGGCGAGCTGCCCCCCCAGGGCTATCCGCAGGCCGGCGACGGCAGTGCCGCGCACCCGCAGGAGTCGTCCCCCGAGGCGGGCGGCGCGACCGAGGGTGACGTCTCGTCGGCCCGGCAGGCGGCCGGAATGTTCCTGCGCCGCCGGCGCGCCGCCCAGGCGGCCAGCCGCATGCCGGCCCTGCCCGGGCCGGGCCAGGGCGGGGAGATCGTGCCGGGCGCGCGGGCGGCCCTCGCGGCCTCCGGGCAGCACGAGCCGGGGACGGCGGAGCCGTACGCCGAGGCGGGGGACCACGTCCACGCCGGCTTCAGCGGGTCGTTCCAGGGCGAGAAGGTGCTGATCGTCGACGACGACATCCGCAACGTCTTCGCCCTCACCAGCGTGCTGGAGCAGCACGGCCTGTCGGTGCTCTACGCGGAGAACGGCCGCGAGGGGATCGAGGTGCTGGAGCAGCACGACGACGTCGTGGTGGTCCTGATGGACATCATGATGCCGGAGATGGACGGCTACGCCACGACGGCGGCGATCCGCCGGATGCCGCAGTTCGCCGGGCTGCCGATCATCGCGCTCACGGCGAAGGCGATGAAGGGCGACCGGGAGAAGAGCATCGATGCGGGAGCGTCCGACTATGTCACGAAACCGGTCGACACGGATCATCTTCTGACGGTGATGGAGCAGTGGATGCGCGCAGAGTGA